In the Gossypium raimondii isolate GPD5lz chromosome 9, ASM2569854v1, whole genome shotgun sequence genome, one interval contains:
- the LOC105798141 gene encoding cyclic nucleotide-gated ion channel 2, whose translation MWLKKDSRSSSERDGPVSSSIECYACTQVGVPVFHSTSCDSVHQPQWEAYAGSSLFPMEATSDPIKNLTRARYTTGPFGKILDPRSGLVRRWNPVLLVARGIALAVDSMFFYTLTLMVIDDRPPCVYLDGGLAAIVTVVRTCVDGVHLWHLWLQFKMAYVSKESLVTGCGKLVWDARAIASHYVRSLKGFWFDVFVILPVPQAVFWLIVPKLLREEQYKLIMTILLVIFLSQFLPKVYHSLCLMRRMRKVTGYIFGSIWWGFGLNLIAYLIASHVAGGCWYVLATQRVVTCLQQRCERSARCDISSSCSKVFCSTQYLSPANMLKMSRCGGNSTLMTKSFCFDPEGVFRYGIYEPALPVISSNSLAVKILYPIFWGLLNLSSFGNELSPTSNPLEVVFSICIVLGGLLLFTLLVGNIQVFLHVVMANRKKLQLRRRDIEWWMRRRQLPSGLRQRVRHFETQTWDTMGGEEEMKWIEELPDGLRRDIKRYLCLDLIKKVPLFDSLDDLILDNICDRVKPLVYSKDEKIIREGDPVLRMVFVVSGRVKRSQGLSKGKIATSILEPGGFLGDELLSWCLRRPFIDRLPASSATFTCIEYTEAFGLNENDLRYITEHFRYRFANNQLKRTTRYYSSNWRSWAAVNIQFAWRCYRMKSKSDPSIPVILNGGNEDRLRKYAALFMSLKPRDHLE comes from the exons AT GTGGTTGAAGAAGGATAGCCGGAGCAGCAGTGAACGAGATGGACCGGTTTCGAGCTCCATTGAATGCTACGCCTGTACTCAAGTTGGAGTCCCGGTTTTCCATTCCACCAGCTGCGACAGTGTCCATCAACCTCAATGGGAAGCTTACGCTGGTTCATCATTGTTCCCCATGGAGGCCACATCTGACCCGATTAAGAATTTGACCCGAGCTCGGTACACCACGGGTCCGTTTGGGAAAATCTTGGACCCACGTAGTGGGTTGGTTCGGAGGTGGAATCCAGTTTTGTTGGTTGCACGAGGCATTGCTTTGGCGGTGGACTCGATGTTCTTTTACACTTTGACTTTGATGGTGATCGATGACAGACCACCGTGTGTGTACTTGGACGGTGGGCTGGCGGCGATCGTGACGGTGGTTAGGACCTGTGTGGATGGGGTGCACTTGTGGCACCTTTGGCTTCAATTCAAGATGGCGTATGTGTCGAAGGAGTCATTGGTGACTGGATGCGGGAAACTGGTGTGGGATGCTCGAGCTATTGCTTCTCACTATGTGAGGTCCCTCAAAGGCTTTTGGTTTGATGTTTTCGTTATTCTTCCTGTTCCACAG GCGGTATTTTGGTTAATTGTGCCGAAATTGCTGAGAGAGGAACAATACAAGCTAATAATGACGAtacttttagtaattttcttgTCCCAATTCCTCCCAAAGGTGTACCATAGCCTTTGTTTAATGAGGAGAATGAGGAAAGTTACAGGTTATATATTCGGTTCCATTTGGTGGGGTTTCGGACTTAATCTCATCGCCTACTTAATCGCATCTCAT GTTGCCGGCGGATGCTGGTACGTCCTAGCGACACAACGTGTAGTCACGTGCCTCCAACAACGGTGCGAAAGAAGTGCTCGTTGCGATATATCTTCCTCTTGCTCTAAGGTATTTTGCAGTACTCAATATCTGTCGCCGGCAAATATGTTGAAGATGAGTCGATGTGGAGGGAACTCGACATTGATGACCAAGTCGTTTTGTTTTGATCCCGAAGGAGTATTCCGATACGGGATCTACGAACCTGCCCTTCCAGTCATTTCTAGCAACTCTCTGGCTGTTAAGATTCTCTATCCTATATTTTGGGGTTTATTGAACCTGAG CTCATTCGGAAACGAGCTTAGCCCAACAAGTAACCCTTTAGAGGTGGTATTCAGCATTTGCATTGTCCTTGGGGGCTTGCTCCTCTTCACCTTATTGGTAGGGAATATTCAG GTATTTTTACATGTGGTTATGGCGAACCGGAAAAAATTGCAGTTAAGGCGTCGAGATATCGAATGGTGGATGAGAAGAAGGCAGTTGCCTTCCGGTTTAAGGCAACGAGTACGCCATTTCGAAACCCAAACATGGGATACCATGGGAGGTGAAGAAGAGATGAAATGGATCGAAGAGCTTCCCGATGGGCTTCGGAGAGACATTAAACGCTATCTTTGCCTCGACTTGATAAAAAAG GTACCACTTTTCGATAGCTTAGATGATCTAATCCTCGACAACATATGCGATCGTGTGAAGCCTCTCGTTTACTCAAAAGATGAAAAG ATAATACGAGAAGGAGATCCAGTGCTACGAATGGTGTTTGTCGTTAGCGGGCGAGTTAAACGTAGCCAAGGCCTCAGCAAAGGCAAAATAGCCACGAGTATACTCGAACCAGGTGGATTTTTGGGTGACGAACTCCTTTCGTGGTGCCTTCGTCGCCCGTTTATAGACCGTCTTCCAGCCTCGTCGGCAACATTCACTTGCATTGAATACACGGAAGCGTTCGGACTCAACGAGAATGATCTCCGGTACATTACCGAACACTTTAGGTACCGTTTCGCCAACAATCAGCTCAAAAGAACGACAAGATATTATTCATCAAACTGGAGATCATGGGCTGCTGTGAATATACAATTTGCATGGCGATGCTATAGGATGAAGAGTAAATCAGATCCGTCGATTCCTGTAATACTTAATGGTGGAAATGAAGATCGACTTAGAAAATATGCTGCACTGTTCATGTCATTAAAGCCACGTGATCATCTTgaataa